The window TCGACGGGGTTTTTTTATGCGTCTCCGTCGCCGGCCCAGACAGGAGACACGCTCATGCCTGCCGCTTCCGGACCGCCCAGCGGTCTGTGGTTGCCCCTCGTCACGCCGTTTCGCGACGGCGCCATCGACGCCGCATCGTTGCGGCGATTGATCGCTCATTATGCCGACCAGCCGATCGACGGACTCATTCTCGGCGCCACAACCGGCGAGGGGTTGACGCTCGGCGACGACGAACTCGAGCAACTCGTGATGGTCACGGCAATGGAGCTGCAGCATGGCGGCGTGACGCGTCCGCTCTACCTCGGCCTGACCGGCAGCGACACAAGTCGGCTGGTCGCCACGCTGGTGCGGACCGCGAACTGGCCGGTCGATGGTTACCTGATCGCCAGCCCGCATTATTCACGGCCGTCGCAGCGTGGCCTGCTGCAGCATTTCGGGGCACTGGCCGACGCCACCGCGCGGCCGATCATGCTCTACAACATTCCGTACCGCACCGGGGTCAATCTCGACACCGCGACGATCCTGCAGTTGGCCGAACGCAGCAATATCGTCGGGATCAAGGATTGTGCGGCGGACACGCTGCAGTCGGTCGAGCTGCTGCGCCGGCGGCCGCGTGGTTTCGCCGTGCTGACCGGCGAGGACGCCTTGTTCTACGGCGCGTTGATCCGCGGCAGCGACGGCGGCATTCTGGCGTCGGCGCATGTCTGCACTCGCGACTTTGCAGCGCTGCGGCACAGCATCCTGTCGGGCGATCCGTTACATGCATCGGCGCAGTGGCGGGCCTTGTCGGACATTGCAAAACTGCTGTTCGCCGAGCCGTCTCCCGCGCCGCTGAAGTATTGGCTGTGGCGCAGTGGCCTGATCGACAGTCCGGAAGTGCGGTTGCCGATGACGTCCATCGACGACGCCCTGGCGACTGCGATCGATCGGCGGATCTTGCGTTCCAAAGTGGAGGCGTAGCCGGGGCGAGC is drawn from Nitrobacteraceae bacterium AZCC 2146 and contains these coding sequences:
- a CDS encoding 4-hydroxy-tetrahydrodipicolinate synthase (product_source=KO:K01714; cath_funfam=3.20.20.70; cog=COG0329; ko=KO:K01714; pfam=PF00701; smart=SM01130; superfamily=51569; tigrfam=TIGR00674) produces the protein MPAASGPPSGLWLPLVTPFRDGAIDAASLRRLIAHYADQPIDGLILGATTGEGLTLGDDELEQLVMVTAMELQHGGVTRPLYLGLTGSDTSRLVATLVRTANWPVDGYLIASPHYSRPSQRGLLQHFGALADATARPIMLYNIPYRTGVNLDTATILQLAERSNIVGIKDCAADTLQSVELLRRRPRGFAVLTGEDALFYGALIRGSDGGILASAHVCTRDFAALRHSILSGDPLHASAQWRALSDIAKLLFAEPSPAPLKYWLWRSGLIDSPEVRLPMTSIDDALATAIDRRILRSKVEA